A part of Streptomyces sp. DSM 40750 genomic DNA contains:
- a CDS encoding DUF881 domain-containing protein, translating to MCGMPQQPPVRSTPTRPSRPDASMSLLTNVMDHSLDDGYAEAAARKKAAGTEGMPKTVRAKLGLALGLVLAALVVTVGGAQARISAPVVAKEREELIDRIQQETAAADELEDSVDKLRDDVSARQRKALKEDGRSDADDLVGILSGAVEVHGPGVRLVVNDSKGAGQGGEGDPRETSGFSDTGRVRDRDMQRVVNGLWASGAEAISINGQRLTALSAIRAAGDAILVDNKPLAPPYTVLAVGDGQRLSTRFQNSPDGLYLHALQENFGIRTSISVEGDITVPAAPSVIVRTAEPSTEKGTS from the coding sequence ATGTGCGGCATGCCGCAGCAGCCCCCCGTTCGGAGCACACCCACGCGCCCGTCGCGTCCGGACGCCTCCATGTCGCTGCTCACCAACGTCATGGACCACAGCCTCGACGACGGATACGCCGAGGCAGCCGCCCGCAAGAAGGCCGCGGGCACCGAGGGCATGCCGAAGACGGTGCGGGCCAAGCTGGGACTGGCCCTCGGCCTCGTGCTCGCCGCCCTGGTGGTGACGGTGGGTGGGGCGCAGGCGCGCATAAGCGCTCCCGTGGTCGCCAAGGAGCGGGAGGAGCTCATCGACCGCATCCAGCAGGAGACCGCGGCCGCGGACGAGCTGGAGGACTCCGTCGACAAGCTCCGTGACGACGTGAGCGCACGGCAGCGGAAAGCGCTCAAGGAGGACGGCCGTAGCGACGCGGACGACCTGGTGGGCATCCTGTCGGGCGCCGTCGAGGTGCACGGTCCCGGGGTGAGGCTCGTCGTCAACGACTCCAAGGGCGCCGGCCAGGGCGGTGAGGGCGATCCACGCGAGACCTCCGGGTTCTCGGACACCGGGCGGGTGCGCGACCGGGACATGCAGCGGGTCGTCAACGGACTGTGGGCGTCGGGCGCCGAGGCCATCTCGATCAACGGGCAGCGGCTCACCGCGCTGTCGGCGATCAGGGCCGCGGGCGACGCGATACTGGTCGACAACAAGCCGCTGGCGCCGCCCTACACGGTCCTCGCGGTGGGGGACGGACAGCGGCTGAGCACCAGGTTCCAGAACAGCCCCGACGGGCTGTATCTGCACGCCCTCCAGGAGAACTTCGGCATCCGGACGAGTATCTCCGTCGAGGGCGACATCACGGTGCCGGCCGCGCCGAGCGTGATCGTACGAACAGCAGAACCGAGCACAGAGAAGGGCACATCGTGA
- a CDS encoding mannose-1-phosphate guanyltransferase, with translation MKAVVMAGGEGTRLRPMTSSMPKPLLPVANRPIMEHVLRLLKRHGLNETVVTVQFLASLVKNYFGDGEELGMELTYANEEKPLGTAGSVKNAEEALKDDAFLVISGDALTDFDLTELINFHKEKGALVTVCLTRVPNPLEFGITIVDEEGKVERFLEKPTWGQVFSDTVNTGIYVMEPEVFDYVEADVPVDWSGDVFPQLMKEGKPVYGYVAEGYWEDVGTHESYVKAQADVLEGKVDVELDGFELSPGVWIAEGAEVHPDAVLRGPLYIGDYAKVEAGVEIREHTVVGSNVVVKSGAFLHKAVVHDNVYIGQHSNLRGCVVGKNTDIMRAARIEDGAVIGDECLVGEESIIQGNVRVYPFKTIEAGAFVNTSVIWESRGQAHLFGARGVSGILNVEITPELAVRLAGAYATTLKKGSTVTTARDHSRGARALKRAVISALQASAIDVRDLENVPLPVARQQTARGSAGGIMIRTTPGVPDSVDIMFFDGQGADLSQGSQRKLDRVFARQEYRRAFPGEIGDLHFPASVFDSYTGSLLRNVDTTGIAESGLKVVVDASNGSAGLVLPSLLGKLGVDSLTINPGLDESRPTETGDMRRSGLVRLGEIVASSRAAFGVRFDPVGERLSLVDEKGRIVEDDRALLVMLDLVAAERRSGRVALPVTTTRIAEQVAAYHGTQVEWTTTSPDDLTRVGGDEGTIFGGDGRGGFIVPEFSSVFDGAAAFVRLIGLVARTQLTLSQIDARIPRAHVLKRDLATPWAVKGLVMRRVVEAAGDRFVDTTDGVRVVETDGRWVMVLPDPAEAVTHLWAEGPDDASAQALLDEWSAVVDSAGR, from the coding sequence ATGAAGGCCGTCGTGATGGCCGGAGGCGAAGGCACACGCCTTCGCCCCATGACCTCGAGCATGCCCAAGCCGCTCCTGCCCGTGGCGAACCGCCCGATCATGGAGCACGTACTGAGGCTGCTCAAAAGGCATGGGCTCAACGAGACCGTCGTTACCGTCCAGTTCCTGGCGTCACTCGTCAAGAACTACTTCGGTGACGGCGAGGAGCTCGGCATGGAGCTCACCTATGCCAACGAGGAGAAGCCACTCGGTACCGCCGGGAGCGTCAAGAACGCCGAGGAAGCGCTGAAGGATGATGCGTTCCTCGTCATCTCCGGCGATGCCCTCACCGACTTCGACCTCACCGAGCTCATCAATTTCCACAAGGAAAAGGGCGCGCTCGTCACCGTCTGTCTGACTCGAGTGCCGAATCCGCTGGAATTCGGTATCACGATCGTGGACGAGGAAGGCAAGGTCGAGCGGTTCCTGGAGAAGCCGACCTGGGGACAGGTCTTCTCAGACACCGTGAACACGGGCATCTATGTGATGGAACCCGAAGTCTTCGACTACGTCGAGGCTGATGTTCCCGTCGACTGGTCCGGCGATGTCTTCCCGCAGCTGATGAAGGAGGGCAAGCCGGTCTACGGCTATGTCGCCGAGGGCTACTGGGAGGACGTCGGTACGCACGAGAGCTATGTGAAGGCTCAGGCCGATGTCCTGGAGGGCAAGGTCGACGTCGAGCTCGACGGGTTCGAGCTCTCGCCGGGTGTGTGGATCGCCGAAGGTGCCGAGGTGCACCCCGACGCCGTGCTGCGCGGGCCGCTCTACATCGGGGACTACGCCAAGGTCGAGGCCGGCGTCGAAATCCGTGAGCACACCGTCGTGGGCTCGAATGTCGTCGTGAAGAGCGGGGCCTTTCTGCACAAGGCCGTGGTCCACGACAACGTCTACATCGGGCAGCACAGCAATCTGCGCGGGTGCGTGGTCGGCAAGAACACCGACATCATGCGGGCAGCACGGATCGAGGACGGCGCGGTGATCGGCGACGAGTGCCTTGTCGGCGAAGAATCGATCATCCAGGGGAACGTACGCGTCTATCCCTTCAAGACGATCGAGGCCGGTGCTTTCGTCAACACCTCGGTGATCTGGGAGTCCCGGGGTCAGGCGCATCTGTTCGGCGCCCGTGGTGTGTCCGGGATCCTGAACGTGGAGATCACCCCGGAGCTGGCCGTGAGACTCGCCGGGGCGTACGCCACCACGCTCAAGAAGGGTTCCACGGTCACCACCGCCCGCGACCACTCCCGAGGCGCCCGTGCGCTGAAGCGCGCGGTCATCTCGGCGCTCCAGGCCAGCGCCATCGATGTACGGGACTTGGAGAACGTACCGCTGCCGGTGGCTCGGCAGCAGACCGCGCGGGGCAGTGCCGGCGGGATCATGATTCGGACGACGCCCGGGGTTCCGGACTCGGTCGACATCATGTTCTTCGACGGGCAGGGGGCCGACCTGTCGCAGGGCAGTCAGCGGAAGCTGGACCGGGTTTTCGCGCGGCAGGAATACCGGCGCGCGTTCCCGGGTGAGATCGGTGACCTGCACTTTCCGGCCAGTGTCTTCGACTCGTACACCGGGTCGTTGCTGCGGAACGTCGACACGACCGGGATCGCCGAGTCGGGGCTCAAGGTCGTCGTGGACGCGTCCAACGGCAGCGCCGGCCTGGTGCTGCCGAGTCTGCTCGGCAAGCTGGGCGTCGACTCGTTGACGATCAACCCGGGTCTCGACGAGTCGAGGCCGACCGAGACGGGCGACATGCGGCGGTCGGGGCTGGTGCGGCTGGGCGAGATCGTGGCGTCCTCGCGGGCCGCGTTCGGTGTGCGCTTCGACCCTGTCGGTGAACGGTTGTCGCTCGTCGACGAGAAGGGACGGATCGTCGAGGACGACCGGGCCCTGCTGGTCATGCTTGACCTGGTGGCCGCAGAGCGGCGGAGTGGTCGGGTGGCGCTGCCGGTGACCACCACGAGGATCGCCGAGCAGGTCGCGGCGTACCACGGCACGCAGGTCGAGTGGACGACTACCTCGCCGGACGACCTCACGCGGGTCGGCGGGGACGAGGGGACCATCTTCGGCGGTGACGGGCGCGGTGGGTTCATCGTGCCGGAGTTCAGCAGCGTCTTCGACGGAGCGGCGGCCTTCGTACGGCTCATCGGGCTGGTGGCGCGGACGCAGCTCACGCTCAGCCAGATCGACGCGCGGATTCCGCGGGCGCATGTCCTGAAGCGGGATCTCGCCACTCCGTGGGCGGTCAAGGGACTGGTGATGCGCCGGGTCGTGGAGGCGGCCGGGGATCGGTTTGTCGACACGACGGACGGTGTGCGGGTCGTGGAGACGGACGGGCGGTGGGTGATGGTCCTGCCGGACCCGGCCGAGGCCGTCACGCATCTGTGGGCGGAGGGGCCCGACGACGCCTCCGCTCAGGCCCTGCTGGACGAGTGGTCGGCGGTCGTGGACAGCGCCGGCCGCTGA
- a CDS encoding CDP-alcohol phosphatidyltransferase family protein — translation MEVQETRVQTDRVLTIPNILSMARLVGVPVFLWLILWPEFGGPKADGWALLVLALSGVSDYLDGKLARRWNQVSSLGRLLDPAADRLYILSTLVGLTWREILPYWLTAVLLLRELVLLVMVGILRRHGYPPPQVNFLGKAATFNLMYAFPLLLLSDGSGWISSLAAIFGWAFAGWGTTLYWWAGILYVVQVRRLVSADAMAD, via the coding sequence GTGGAGGTCCAAGAGACCCGGGTCCAGACGGACCGGGTCCTCACCATCCCGAACATTCTCAGCATGGCGCGGCTCGTTGGCGTGCCCGTCTTCCTGTGGTTGATTCTCTGGCCCGAGTTCGGCGGCCCCAAGGCCGATGGCTGGGCTCTGCTCGTGCTCGCTCTCAGCGGCGTCAGTGACTATCTGGACGGCAAGCTGGCGCGACGCTGGAACCAGGTCAGCAGCCTTGGCCGGCTCCTCGACCCCGCGGCCGACAGACTGTACATTCTGTCGACTTTGGTGGGCCTCACCTGGCGCGAGATCCTGCCATATTGGTTGACTGCTGTACTGCTCTTGCGGGAGTTGGTTCTGCTGGTGATGGTGGGCATCCTCAGGCGGCACGGCTATCCGCCACCGCAGGTGAACTTCCTTGGGAAGGCGGCTACCTTCAACTTGATGTACGCCTTCCCGTTGCTTCTACTCAGTGACGGAAGTGGATGGATCTCGTCACTCGCTGCTATTTTCGGATGGGCGTTCGCCGGATGGGGTACAACGCTGTACTGGTGGGCAGGGATCCTGTACGTGGTTCAGGTCCGCCGACTTGTCAGTGCGGACGCCATGGCCGATTGA
- a CDS encoding PTS sugar transporter subunit IIA encodes MTTVTSPLAGRAIGLAAVPDPVFSGAMVGPGTAIDPVREAGDAVAPVDGVIVSLHPHAFVVVDGEGHGVLTHLGIDTVQLNGEGFELLVNKGDTVQRGQAVVRWNPAAVEAAGKSPVCPVVALEATADSLSELREDGEVKAGDTLFGWQ; translated from the coding sequence ATGACCACCGTGACGTCCCCTCTAGCAGGACGTGCCATCGGACTGGCCGCAGTACCGGACCCCGTCTTCTCGGGCGCCATGGTTGGTCCCGGCACAGCGATCGACCCCGTGCGCGAGGCAGGAGACGCTGTCGCCCCGGTGGACGGAGTCATCGTTTCGCTGCACCCGCACGCGTTCGTCGTGGTCGACGGTGAGGGACACGGTGTGCTGACGCACCTGGGTATCGACACCGTGCAGCTGAACGGTGAGGGCTTCGAGCTGCTCGTCAACAAAGGCGACACCGTGCAGCGCGGCCAGGCCGTGGTGCGCTGGAACCCCGCCGCCGTAGAGGCCGCGGGCAAGTCCCCGGTCTGCCCCGTCGTGGCCCTGGAGGCCACGGCCGACTCCCTCTCCGAGCTCCGCGAGGACGGCGAAGTGAAGGCCGGTGACACCCTCTTCGGCTGGCAGTGA
- the ptsP gene encoding phosphoenolpyruvate--protein phosphotransferase, whose amino-acid sequence METTLRGVGVSHGVAIGEVRHMGTAVLEPPAKQIPAEDAEREQGRARKAVDAVAADLIARGNLAGGEAQAVLEAQALMAQDPELMADVERRIAVGSTAERAVYDAFAAYRALLAGAGEYLAGRVADLDDVRNRIVARLLGVPMPGVPDSDEPYVLIARDLAPADTALLDPTLVLGFVTEEGGPTSHSAILARALGVPAVVALPGAGEIAEGTVIAVDGSTGEIFVHPSAEKKAELEAAAAARKAALAASSGPGATSDGHKVPLLANVGGPADVPAALDAGAEGVGLFRTEFLFLDDSKTAPSEEKQIEAYRQVLEAFPEGRVVVRVLDAGADKPLDFLTPADEPNPALGVRGLRTLLDHPEVLRTQLTALAKAAEGLPVYLEVMAPMVADRTDAKAFADACREAGLQAKFGAMVEIPSAALRARSILQEVEFLSLGTNDLAQYTFAADRQVGAVSRLQDPWQPALLDLVALSAEAAKAEGKSCGVCGEAASDPLLACVLTGLGVTSLSMGAASIPYVRGTLAKYTLAQCERAAAAARASDTAEEARSAAQAVLSGE is encoded by the coding sequence ATGGAGACAACGCTGCGAGGCGTCGGTGTGAGCCACGGTGTGGCGATCGGCGAGGTTCGGCACATGGGAACGGCGGTGTTGGAGCCGCCTGCCAAGCAGATACCGGCGGAGGACGCGGAGCGCGAACAGGGGCGCGCCCGTAAGGCCGTGGACGCCGTCGCCGCCGATCTGATCGCGCGTGGCAATCTGGCCGGGGGCGAGGCTCAGGCCGTGCTGGAGGCCCAGGCCCTGATGGCCCAGGACCCCGAGCTGATGGCAGATGTGGAGCGACGTATCGCCGTGGGGAGCACGGCGGAGCGTGCGGTCTACGACGCGTTCGCCGCGTACCGCGCTCTGCTCGCGGGGGCCGGAGAGTACCTCGCGGGCCGCGTGGCCGACCTCGACGATGTGCGGAATCGTATCGTCGCCCGGCTGCTCGGGGTTCCGATGCCAGGTGTGCCGGACAGCGACGAGCCGTATGTCCTCATCGCTCGTGACCTGGCGCCCGCGGACACGGCGTTGCTGGACCCGACGCTCGTCCTCGGATTCGTCACCGAGGAAGGCGGGCCGACCAGTCACAGCGCGATTCTGGCGCGGGCGCTCGGGGTGCCGGCCGTGGTGGCGCTGCCGGGGGCCGGGGAGATTGCCGAGGGCACGGTGATCGCCGTGGACGGCAGCACCGGTGAGATCTTCGTGCACCCGAGTGCGGAGAAGAAGGCCGAGCTGGAAGCCGCGGCGGCGGCGCGGAAGGCCGCGCTGGCCGCTTCGAGCGGGCCGGGGGCGACCTCCGACGGACACAAGGTTCCGCTGCTGGCCAACGTGGGCGGTCCCGCTGACGTGCCGGCCGCCCTGGACGCCGGGGCCGAGGGGGTCGGGCTGTTCCGTACCGAGTTCCTCTTCCTGGACGACAGCAAGACGGCGCCGTCGGAGGAGAAGCAGATCGAGGCGTACCGGCAGGTGCTGGAGGCCTTCCCCGAGGGGCGAGTGGTCGTACGGGTGCTGGACGCCGGCGCGGACAAGCCGCTGGACTTCCTGACCCCGGCCGATGAGCCGAACCCCGCGCTCGGTGTGCGAGGGCTGCGGACGCTGCTCGACCACCCCGAGGTGCTGCGGACGCAGCTGACGGCGCTCGCGAAGGCCGCCGAGGGCCTGCCGGTCTACCTCGAGGTCATGGCGCCGATGGTCGCGGACCGCACGGACGCAAAAGCGTTCGCGGACGCGTGTCGCGAGGCGGGGCTGCAGGCCAAGTTCGGCGCCATGGTGGAGATCCCGTCGGCGGCGCTGCGGGCGCGGTCGATCCTGCAGGAGGTCGAGTTCCTGTCGCTGGGAACCAACGATCTCGCGCAGTACACGTTCGCGGCCGACCGGCAGGTGGGTGCGGTGTCCCGGCTGCAGGACCCGTGGCAGCCCGCGCTGCTCGACCTGGTCGCGCTGTCCGCCGAGGCGGCGAAGGCGGAGGGCAAGAGCTGTGGTGTGTGCGGTGAGGCGGCTTCGGATCCGCTGCTCGCGTGTGTGCTGACCGGTCTGGGGGTCACCTCCCTTTCCATGGGGGCAGCATCGATTCCGTATGTGCGGGGGACGCTGGCGAAGTACACGCTGGCGCAGTGCGAGCGTGCCGCGGCTGCCGCGCGTGCGTCGGACACGGCCGAAGAGGCTCGCAGCGCGGCGCAGGCGGTGCTGTCGGGCGAGTAG
- a CDS encoding acetoacetate--CoA ligase: MTSANPSPLWQPDAERIARAQITRFQSWAAAHHGAPAVGGYPALHRWSVDQLQTFWKAVTEWFDVRFSTPYARVLGDRTMPGAEWFPGATLNYAEHALRAADTRADEPALLHVDETHEPRPVTWSELRRQVGSLAAELRALGVRPGDRVSGYLPNVPQAVVALLATASVGGVWTSCAPDFGARSVLDRFQQVEPVVLFTVDGYRYGGKEHDRRDIVAELRRELPTLRAIVHIPLLGTEAPDGALEWSALTSADVAPTFEQVPFDHPLWVLYSSGTTGLPKAIVQSQGGILVEHLKQLGLHCDLGPEDRFLWYTSTGWMMWNFLVSGLLTGTTVVLYDGSPGYPDTGAQWRVAERTGATFFGTSAAYVMACRKADIHPGRDYDLSRVQCVGTTGSPLPPDGFRWLHDEVRENLWIASVSGGTDVCSCFAGAVPTLPVHIGELQAPSLGTDLQSWDPSGKPLIDEVGELVVTNPMPSMPIHFWNDPDGTRYHDSYFDTYPGVWRHGDWITLTSRGSVVIHGRSDSTLNRQGVRMGSADIYEAVERLPEIKESLVIGIEQPDGGYWMPLFVQLAPGSTLDEALLNRIKQTIREQLSPRHVPDEVIEVPGVPHTLTGKRIEVPVKRLLQGTPLEKAVNPGSIDNLDLLRFYEDLARERA; the protein is encoded by the coding sequence ATGACCTCAGCGAACCCCTCACCGCTCTGGCAGCCCGACGCGGAACGCATCGCCCGGGCCCAGATCACCAGATTCCAGTCCTGGGCGGCCGCGCACCACGGAGCCCCGGCCGTGGGCGGATACCCGGCCCTGCACCGCTGGTCCGTCGACCAACTCCAGACGTTCTGGAAGGCTGTCACGGAGTGGTTCGACGTGCGGTTCTCCACCCCCTACGCGCGCGTGCTCGGCGATCGCACCATGCCCGGCGCCGAATGGTTCCCCGGAGCGACCCTCAACTACGCCGAGCACGCCCTCCGCGCGGCCGACACCCGCGCCGACGAACCGGCCCTGCTCCACGTCGACGAAACCCACGAACCGCGCCCGGTGACCTGGTCCGAGTTGCGCCGCCAGGTCGGCTCCCTCGCCGCCGAACTACGCGCCCTCGGCGTACGCCCAGGAGACCGCGTCAGCGGCTACCTCCCGAACGTCCCCCAGGCCGTCGTCGCCCTCCTCGCCACGGCCTCCGTGGGCGGTGTCTGGACGTCCTGCGCCCCGGACTTCGGCGCCCGCAGCGTCCTCGACCGTTTCCAACAGGTCGAACCCGTCGTCCTGTTCACCGTCGACGGCTACCGCTACGGGGGCAAGGAACACGACCGCCGCGACATCGTCGCCGAACTCCGCCGCGAACTGCCCACGTTGCGCGCCATCGTCCACATCCCTCTCCTCGGCACCGAGGCCCCCGACGGCGCCCTGGAATGGTCCGCCCTGACCTCCGCGGACGTGGCGCCGACCTTCGAACAGGTCCCGTTCGACCACCCCCTGTGGGTGCTCTACTCCTCCGGCACGACCGGCCTCCCCAAGGCCATCGTCCAGTCCCAGGGCGGCATCCTGGTCGAACACCTCAAACAACTCGGCCTGCACTGCGATCTCGGCCCCGAGGACCGCTTCCTCTGGTACACCTCCACCGGCTGGATGATGTGGAACTTCCTCGTCTCCGGCCTCCTCACCGGCACCACGGTCGTCCTGTACGACGGCAGCCCCGGCTACCCCGACACCGGCGCCCAGTGGCGCGTCGCCGAGCGCACCGGCGCCACCTTCTTCGGCACCTCCGCCGCGTACGTCATGGCCTGCCGCAAAGCCGACATCCACCCCGGCCGTGACTACGACCTCTCCCGCGTCCAGTGCGTCGGCACGACGGGCTCCCCGCTCCCGCCCGACGGCTTCCGCTGGCTCCACGACGAGGTCCGCGAGAACCTCTGGATCGCCTCCGTCAGCGGCGGCACCGACGTGTGCTCCTGCTTCGCGGGAGCCGTCCCCACGCTCCCGGTCCACATCGGCGAACTCCAGGCACCCAGCCTCGGCACCGACCTCCAGTCCTGGGACCCCAGCGGCAAACCCCTCATCGACGAGGTCGGCGAGCTCGTCGTCACCAACCCCATGCCGTCCATGCCGATCCACTTCTGGAACGACCCCGACGGCACCCGCTACCACGACAGTTACTTCGACACCTACCCCGGCGTCTGGCGCCACGGCGACTGGATCACCCTCACCTCCCGAGGCTCCGTGGTGATCCACGGCCGCTCCGACTCCACGCTCAACCGCCAGGGCGTCCGCATGGGTTCGGCCGACATCTACGAAGCTGTCGAACGCCTCCCCGAGATCAAGGAGTCCCTCGTCATCGGCATCGAACAGCCCGATGGCGGCTACTGGATGCCCCTCTTCGTCCAACTCGCCCCGGGATCAACCCTCGACGAGGCCCTCCTGAACCGCATCAAGCAGACCATCCGCGAACAGCTCTCACCGCGCCATGTCCCCGACGAGGTGATCGAGGTCCCCGGAGTCCCGCACACCCTCACCGGCAAACGCATCGAGGTCCCCGTCAAGCGACTCCTCCAGGGCACCCCCCTGGAAAAGGCGGTCAACCCCGGCTCCATCGACAACCTCGACCTCCTGCGCTTCTACGAGGACCTGGCCCGCGAGCGAGCCTGA
- a CDS encoding glycoside hydrolase family 31 protein translates to MDGRDLVRSVKAIGSAGAAQGLRTVRAAWRRRRADAVGMPARGAERARVPGPVRNVEPGPGGGIVRFSRSELRVTVDVNGAVFWGWDGAGPEPSYALAGRCPEPDPRAVLEPDKDGGWRVVAERVTVVVSRHGAVEVRTPGGVTLRRDLPPRWWEPVGGGEARWVQRSEVTSDARFFGLGGRAAGPRLRGGTYRLWNTDPGHAFAPGDDPLYITMPVQMVVADAATHLVFHDTTWDGRVTLREGEEGAGSGHDRPGTSELRMEGGPLRCWVIVGTPARVLHAWAALTGAPALPPAWALGHHHARWGFGSEREVRRIVAGYREHGLPLDAVHLDIDHYDAHQVFTVDTESFPKLSDLADELRRDGIRLVSIVDAAVKAEPGTAVYDGGTAEDAFVRDAAGQVVEGLVWPGESVFPDFTRARTRAWWGGLYEERVAQGFSGFWHDMNEPTSFTAFGENTLPRSARHDLEGRGGDHREAHNVYALCMARAGYEGLRELVPQERPFVFSRSGWAGMQRYGGTWSGDVATGWPGLRASLSLVLGLGLCGVPYSGPDVGGFDGSPSPELYLRWFQLGAYLPLFRTHASLRAGRREPWEFGGEIVEHARVALLERRRLLPYFVTLAHLARRTGAPYARPLWWGAPEDRTLRDCEDAFLLGDCLLVAPVLDPGADRRAVQLPRGRWYDTVTGQVYEGPGQVLLDAPLSRIPVLARAGAVLPVRGADGGLELEVWAPAREATGGGLVVPDAGDGWDEPEVERYTARWEGRRVVVERDGDEGPVEPSYPVRVRGLDRE, encoded by the coding sequence ATGGACGGTCGTGACCTGGTGCGTTCGGTGAAGGCGATCGGCTCGGCGGGGGCGGCTCAGGGGCTGCGCACCGTACGGGCCGCATGGCGCAGGAGGCGTGCCGACGCCGTCGGGATGCCGGCGCGGGGCGCCGAGCGGGCCCGGGTGCCCGGGCCGGTGCGGAACGTGGAGCCGGGCCCCGGCGGCGGGATCGTCCGGTTCAGCCGGTCCGAGCTGCGGGTCACCGTCGATGTGAACGGAGCTGTCTTCTGGGGCTGGGACGGGGCTGGGCCGGAGCCGTCGTACGCGCTCGCGGGCCGGTGCCCGGAGCCGGATCCCCGGGCCGTTCTGGAGCCGGACAAGGACGGCGGCTGGCGGGTCGTGGCCGAGCGGGTGACGGTCGTCGTGTCCCGGCACGGCGCCGTGGAGGTGCGTACGCCCGGTGGAGTGACCCTGCGCCGTGATCTGCCGCCCAGGTGGTGGGAGCCGGTCGGTGGCGGCGAGGCGCGGTGGGTGCAGCGCTCCGAGGTGACGTCCGACGCCCGGTTCTTCGGTCTGGGCGGGCGGGCGGCCGGGCCCCGGCTGCGTGGGGGAACGTATCGGCTGTGGAACACGGACCCCGGTCACGCGTTCGCGCCCGGCGACGATCCGCTGTACATCACGATGCCGGTGCAGATGGTGGTGGCCGACGCGGCGACGCATCTGGTGTTCCACGACACCACGTGGGACGGCAGGGTGACGCTGCGAGAGGGCGAGGAAGGGGCGGGGTCGGGGCACGACCGGCCCGGGACGTCGGAACTGCGGATGGAGGGCGGTCCGCTGCGCTGTTGGGTGATAGTGGGCACCCCCGCGCGCGTGCTGCACGCCTGGGCGGCGCTGACGGGGGCTCCGGCGCTGCCGCCCGCGTGGGCGTTGGGGCACCATCACGCGCGGTGGGGCTTCGGGAGCGAGCGGGAGGTGCGGCGGATCGTCGCGGGCTACCGGGAGCACGGTCTGCCGCTCGACGCGGTCCACCTGGACATCGACCACTACGACGCCCATCAGGTGTTCACGGTCGACACGGAGAGCTTCCCGAAGCTGTCGGATCTCGCCGACGAGCTGCGCCGCGACGGGATCCGGCTGGTGTCGATCGTCGACGCGGCGGTCAAGGCGGAGCCGGGCACCGCGGTGTACGACGGAGGGACGGCCGAGGACGCGTTCGTGCGGGACGCCGCCGGGCAGGTCGTGGAGGGCCTCGTGTGGCCCGGGGAGTCGGTCTTTCCGGACTTCACGCGTGCGCGTACGCGCGCGTGGTGGGGCGGTCTCTACGAGGAGCGGGTGGCGCAGGGCTTCTCCGGGTTCTGGCACGACATGAACGAGCCGACGTCGTTCACGGCGTTCGGGGAGAACACGCTGCCCCGGTCGGCCCGGCACGATCTGGAGGGCCGGGGTGGTGACCATCGCGAGGCGCACAACGTGTACGCGCTGTGCATGGCTCGGGCCGGGTACGAGGGGCTGCGCGAACTGGTGCCCCAGGAGCGGCCCTTCGTCTTCTCGCGCTCCGGATGGGCCGGGATGCAGCGCTACGGAGGGACGTGGTCCGGGGACGTGGCGACGGGCTGGCCGGGGCTGCGGGCGTCGCTGTCGCTGGTGCTGGGTCTCGGGCTGTGCGGGGTGCCGTACTCGGGGCCGGACGTGGGCGGGTTCGACGGGAGTCCGTCGCCGGAGCTGTATCTGCGGTGGTTCCAGCTCGGCGCGTATCTGCCGCTGTTCCGTACGCACGCGAGTCTGCGGGCGGGGCGCCGGGAGCCGTGGGAGTTCGGGGGTGAGATCGTCGAGCACGCGCGCGTGGCGCTCCTCGAGCGGCGGCGGTTGTTGCCGTACTTCGTGACGCTGGCGCATCTGGCTCGTCGTACGGGAGCGCCCTATGCGCGCCCGCTGTGGTGGGGCGCGCCCGAGGACCGGACGCTGCGTGACTGCGAGGACGCGTTCCTGCTGGGTGACTGTCTGCTGGTGGCGCCGGTGCTGGACCCGGGCGCCGACCGGCGTGCGGTGCAGCTGCCGCGGGGGCGCTGGTACGACACGGTGACCGGGCAGGTGTACGAGGGGCCGGGGCAGGTGCTGCTGGATGCGCCCCTGTCGCGTATCCCGGTACTCGCGCGCGCGGGTGCCGTGTTGCCTGTCCGGGGCGCCGACGGCGGCCTGGAGCTGGAGGTGTGGGCACCCGCGCGCGAGGCGACGGGGGGCGGGCTCGTGGTGCCGGACGCGGGCGACGGCTGGGACGAGCCGGAGGTCGAGCGGTACACGGCGCGTTGGGAGGGGCGGCGTGTGGTCGTGGAGCGGGACGGGGACGAGGGGCCGGTCGAGCCTTCGTATCCGGTGCGGGTACGCGGGCTCGACCGGGAGTGA